In Dysidea avara chromosome 3, odDysAvar1.4, whole genome shotgun sequence, a single window of DNA contains:
- the LOC136251279 gene encoding uncharacterized protein isoform X1 has translation MIVSKDMSETKLCLLNLVIIYLVSYCSTTSGDSDVCTSGFVEELRSVGVTGGRNVQIIVPGLMFTCDGVVTRWTAVVRIENQVNPQLIELQVWRPTGDQTFILVGSNALPLIQNTTGVFLLNHTVPEEEQIKVEPGDIVGAFYPQNPNYRIQTAITDNPLATELYIVNSDLPTCTFEVCDNVLIQENRVPQLQAILGKVSSNTTQNSSFSNDPLCTQWPESLCPRQDVMPTLIFATSQEITTTNTTATTANTVVTSVISPTVTTTANTITTSTKLLPSSVVRDPAQQSSTSNSLSEGIIYSLVGSVIILALFVVVLATFLMLRFYRRRKEVNATRRNPRERSGSCDSSTTLRLPDTASIQTSTDDIAASSSPTNEAEQHPYTSLYWEPASERNELYYQLKRRLYLDIVGGTIEISEEIGSGQFGRVYKGKWQNGQTITEVAIKVPSEGYDRDTEVKLLQEATIMGQFQHPNVLTLFGIVTQGNPIMIVSELMRKGDLKSYLSRLTYRPPTTPQEETQYMELKALFTDFSYQIAAGMSYLSEKRFVHRDLAARNILVSENDICKISDFGMARDVADTNYYIMSCGKIPVKWTAPEALSMRKYSTASDVWSYGVVLFEIWSMGKHPYEDIYNEEVLDKILSGYRMAPPEMCPCIVYQIMLNCWHPNPKRRPTFVNLMDVTAKHRSEIISETSQTDFNGHSISTDWRDHIQACAENFYTEIEESVTSASESYYEA, from the exons ATGATAGTGTCTAAAGATATGAGTGAAACTAAATTGTGTTTGCTGAACTTGGTGATCATTTATCTTGTAAGCTACTGCTCAACCACCA GTGGTGACAGTGATGTTTGTACTTCTGGCTTTGTGGAAGAACTTCGGTCAGTTGGTGTCACAGGTGGCAGAAATGTTCAAATAATTGTACCAGGTCTCATGTTCACTTGTGATGGGGTGGTAACCCGATGGACGGCTGTGGTCAGAATAGAAAATCAAGTTAACCCACAATTAATTGAGCTGCAAGTATGGCGTCCAACAGGGGACCAAACATTTATTTTGGTAGGATCTAATGCTTTACCACTTATTCAGAACACTACGGGAGTTTTCTTATTAAATCACACTGTTCCAGAAGAAGAACAAATTAAGGTGGAACCTGGAGACATTGTTGGTGCCTTTTATCCACAAAATCCAAACTACAGAATTCAGACAGCTATCACTGATAATCCACTTGCTACAGAATTATACATTGTCAACTCAGATTTGCCAACATGTACATTTGAAGTGTGTGATAATGTTTTAATCCAAGAAAACCGAGTACcccagctacaagcaattctaG GAAAAGTGTCATCCAACACCACTCAGAATTCATCATTTAGTAACGATCCACTCTGCACCCAGTGGCCAGAAAGTTTGTGCCCAAGGCAGGATGTCATGCCTACATTGATATTCGCTACATCACAAGAAATTACTACAACAAATACTACAGCAACAACTGCAAATACAGTGGTCACCAGTGTCATTTCACCAACAGTAACAACTACTGCCAATACGATCACTACCAGTACAAAGTTGTTACCTAGTAGTGTTGTGCGAGATCCAGCTCAACAGTCATCCACCTCAAATTCTTTATCAGAAGGAATTATATACAGTTTAGTAGGCAGTGTCATCATTCTAGCTCTCTTCGTAGTGGTGCTGGCTACATTTTTAATGCTAAGATTTTACAGAAGACGTAAAGAAGTAAATGCTACACGTCGTAATCCAAGGGAAAGAA GTGGTAGTTGTGATAGTTCAACTACACTCAGACTACCAGACACAGCTAGTATACAAACTAGTACTGATGACATAGCAGCT AGTTCGTCTCCTACTAATGAAGCAGAGCAGCATCCGTATACATCTCTTTACTGGGAACCAGCCTCTGAAAGAAATGAGCTGTATTACCAACTGAAGAGACGACTATATTTAGACATTGTTGGAGGAACAATAGA AATTTCAgaagaaatagggtctggccaGTTTGGCAGAGTGTACAAAGGAAAATGGCAAAATGGACAAACAATTACAGAAGTTGCTATTAAAGTACCAAGTGAAGGTTATGACAGAGACACAgaagttaagctactacaagaAGCCACCATCATGGGCCAGTTTCAGCATCCAAATGTTCTTACCCTTTTTGGAATAGTGACACAAGGAAACCCA ATTATGATTGTATCAGAACTGATGAGAAAAGGAGACCTTAAAAGTTACCTAAGCCGTCTCACCTACCG GCCACCAACCACACCTCAAGAAGAGACACAGTACATGGAACTAAAGGCGTTGTTTACAGACTTTAGTTACCAAATAGCAGCTGGTATGAGCTACCTCAGTGAAAAAAGATTTGTACACAGAGACCTGGCAGCAAGGAACATCCTTGTCagtgaaaatgacatttgtaaA ATTTCAGATTTCGGAATGGCTAGAGATGTCGCAGATACAAACTATTACATAATGTCTTGTGGCAAAATACCAGTTAAATGGACAGCTCCAGAG GCCTTGTCTATGAGAAAATACTCCACAGCTAGTGATGTGTGGAGTTATGGTGTAGTATTGTTTGAGATATGGAGTATGGGCAAGCATCCTTATGAAGACATCTACAATGAAGAG gtgttgGATAAAATCCTATCAGGGTACAGAATGGCTCCCCCAGAAATGTGTCCTTGTATTGTTTACCAAATCATGCTCAACTGTTG GCATCCTAATCCAAAGAGAAGACCAACGTTTGTTAATTTGATGGACGTCACTGCTAAACACAGAAGCGAAATAATATCTGAAACAAGCCAAACAGATTTTAATGGACACTCAATATCAACAGATTGGAGAGACCATATCCAAGCGTGTGCAGAGAATTTCTACACTGAGATTGAAGAATCAGTAACAAGTGCTAGTGAAAGCTATTATGAAGCATGA
- the LOC136251279 gene encoding ephrin type-B receptor 3-like isoform X2 yields MFVLLALWKNFGLMFTCDGVVTRWTAVVRIENQVNPQLIELQVWRPTGDQTFILVGSNALPLIQNTTGVFLLNHTVPEEEQIKVEPGDIVGAFYPQNPNYRIQTAITDNPLATELYIVNSDLPTCTFEVCDNVLIQENRVPQLQAILGKVSSNTTQNSSFSNDPLCTQWPESLCPRQDVMPTLIFATSQEITTTNTTATTANTVVTSVISPTVTTTANTITTSTKLLPSSVVRDPAQQSSTSNSLSEGIIYSLVGSVIILALFVVVLATFLMLRFYRRRKEVNATRRNPRERSGSCDSSTTLRLPDTASIQTSTDDIAASSSPTNEAEQHPYTSLYWEPASERNELYYQLKRRLYLDIVGGTIEISEEIGSGQFGRVYKGKWQNGQTITEVAIKVPSEGYDRDTEVKLLQEATIMGQFQHPNVLTLFGIVTQGNPIMIVSELMRKGDLKSYLSRLTYRPPTTPQEETQYMELKALFTDFSYQIAAGMSYLSEKRFVHRDLAARNILVSENDICKISDFGMARDVADTNYYIMSCGKIPVKWTAPEALSMRKYSTASDVWSYGVVLFEIWSMGKHPYEDIYNEEVLDKILSGYRMAPPEMCPCIVYQIMLNCWHPNPKRRPTFVNLMDVTAKHRSEIISETSQTDFNGHSISTDWRDHIQACAENFYTEIEESVTSASESYYEA; encoded by the exons ATGTTTGTACTTCTGGCTTTGTGGAAGAACTTCG GTCTCATGTTCACTTGTGATGGGGTGGTAACCCGATGGACGGCTGTGGTCAGAATAGAAAATCAAGTTAACCCACAATTAATTGAGCTGCAAGTATGGCGTCCAACAGGGGACCAAACATTTATTTTGGTAGGATCTAATGCTTTACCACTTATTCAGAACACTACGGGAGTTTTCTTATTAAATCACACTGTTCCAGAAGAAGAACAAATTAAGGTGGAACCTGGAGACATTGTTGGTGCCTTTTATCCACAAAATCCAAACTACAGAATTCAGACAGCTATCACTGATAATCCACTTGCTACAGAATTATACATTGTCAACTCAGATTTGCCAACATGTACATTTGAAGTGTGTGATAATGTTTTAATCCAAGAAAACCGAGTACcccagctacaagcaattctaG GAAAAGTGTCATCCAACACCACTCAGAATTCATCATTTAGTAACGATCCACTCTGCACCCAGTGGCCAGAAAGTTTGTGCCCAAGGCAGGATGTCATGCCTACATTGATATTCGCTACATCACAAGAAATTACTACAACAAATACTACAGCAACAACTGCAAATACAGTGGTCACCAGTGTCATTTCACCAACAGTAACAACTACTGCCAATACGATCACTACCAGTACAAAGTTGTTACCTAGTAGTGTTGTGCGAGATCCAGCTCAACAGTCATCCACCTCAAATTCTTTATCAGAAGGAATTATATACAGTTTAGTAGGCAGTGTCATCATTCTAGCTCTCTTCGTAGTGGTGCTGGCTACATTTTTAATGCTAAGATTTTACAGAAGACGTAAAGAAGTAAATGCTACACGTCGTAATCCAAGGGAAAGAA GTGGTAGTTGTGATAGTTCAACTACACTCAGACTACCAGACACAGCTAGTATACAAACTAGTACTGATGACATAGCAGCT AGTTCGTCTCCTACTAATGAAGCAGAGCAGCATCCGTATACATCTCTTTACTGGGAACCAGCCTCTGAAAGAAATGAGCTGTATTACCAACTGAAGAGACGACTATATTTAGACATTGTTGGAGGAACAATAGA AATTTCAgaagaaatagggtctggccaGTTTGGCAGAGTGTACAAAGGAAAATGGCAAAATGGACAAACAATTACAGAAGTTGCTATTAAAGTACCAAGTGAAGGTTATGACAGAGACACAgaagttaagctactacaagaAGCCACCATCATGGGCCAGTTTCAGCATCCAAATGTTCTTACCCTTTTTGGAATAGTGACACAAGGAAACCCA ATTATGATTGTATCAGAACTGATGAGAAAAGGAGACCTTAAAAGTTACCTAAGCCGTCTCACCTACCG GCCACCAACCACACCTCAAGAAGAGACACAGTACATGGAACTAAAGGCGTTGTTTACAGACTTTAGTTACCAAATAGCAGCTGGTATGAGCTACCTCAGTGAAAAAAGATTTGTACACAGAGACCTGGCAGCAAGGAACATCCTTGTCagtgaaaatgacatttgtaaA ATTTCAGATTTCGGAATGGCTAGAGATGTCGCAGATACAAACTATTACATAATGTCTTGTGGCAAAATACCAGTTAAATGGACAGCTCCAGAG GCCTTGTCTATGAGAAAATACTCCACAGCTAGTGATGTGTGGAGTTATGGTGTAGTATTGTTTGAGATATGGAGTATGGGCAAGCATCCTTATGAAGACATCTACAATGAAGAG gtgttgGATAAAATCCTATCAGGGTACAGAATGGCTCCCCCAGAAATGTGTCCTTGTATTGTTTACCAAATCATGCTCAACTGTTG GCATCCTAATCCAAAGAGAAGACCAACGTTTGTTAATTTGATGGACGTCACTGCTAAACACAGAAGCGAAATAATATCTGAAACAAGCCAAACAGATTTTAATGGACACTCAATATCAACAGATTGGAGAGACCATATCCAAGCGTGTGCAGAGAATTTCTACACTGAGATTGAAGAATCAGTAACAAGTGCTAGTGAAAGCTATTATGAAGCATGA
- the LOC136251264 gene encoding uncharacterized protein isoform X4 has product MITCSLGDDRVPSYEDTCSFTCNTGYELTGSDTRTCQSDGSWSGSGVMCMRVPCPTLTDPDNGTITCSLGDDGVPSYEDTCSFTCNTGYELTGSDTRTCQSNRSWSGSEAMCMRVSCPSLTDPNNGMITCSLGDDGVPSYEDTCSFTCNTGYELTGSDTRTCQSNRSWSGSEAMCMRVSCPSLTDPNNGMITCSLGDDGVPSYEDTCSFTCNTGYELTGSDTRTCQSDESWSGTDDVCRRVPCPSFTDPNNGMITCLLGDDGVPSYEDTCNFTCNTGYELTGSDTRTCQSDGSWSGSDDVCRRVRCPTLSNGSLLCPNETTTGVFEDSCTFSCNGGYELQGPNNGTCLADQSWSGGLPSCVPLNCPDNRAAAPDGVILIPSPSCSLVYQSQCTLSCDEGFTGDNVTYLCNVTSDPTMVDWVPIGGVGVICERVQCPPLTNGTLQCPNETTTGVFEDTCTFSCNGGYELQGSNNGTCLADQSWSGGDPTCVVLNCSTSPPLDNSQLQLPCDTQYRSTCVASCDEGYITRNNVTSVTYLCDVTTDPDVVEWLVRDDASCQRVTCLELSNPNNGMVLCSLGDDGIPSYEDICSFTCNTGYELTGSPQRTCQSDGTWSGSPVSCTIMECPSSSLPMNSMLAESCSSTYQSMCDLQCVEGFNGSGDPSYLCNTSSGGSSVMWVATGEEWSCERVQCTTLPLPSNGNISCDSIGAPRYEDQCSFSCDPGYELTGSSTRQCLSNGSWSGADVTCDILHCNNLTDIVDDNALVDDCSDEFGSVCSLQCITGYMVVGNNTFTCDIVNDGVEWRNNVTGGDFQCDIVTCTEDLVAPSNGSINCSSDNQPLQYQDTCTFQCDDGYEVEGSVMRQCEASGEWSGTSTQCNILHCPVTVVANSRPCDDTSYTSTCMVECEDGYNRSEDSSQYSCGLNGTGVTWMLTGSGLTCSPVPCVSLSDPENGNVTCPSNTSVFQNTCTYYCNRGYQLEGNRQTRCSADGTWSSEPVTCTILTCNDPEVEITNSQSVGDCSSVTYGSSCLLNCSSGYNVSGNGEHVCDDVNDEGTSVKWRSVGGHFVCVVIMSSSDESSGGLPIPIIAGGAGGAGGAVLFLIILLCVIIICIRCSRKKKSYAINTVFINADAEMDSKGGHTDGLQTFTAHNALYTSVEAEHSMSHYEMSELYNVDSSDYSKLRNYSTINRAVHGMELDYEYYTGQSDERATSVEEEDIYETPCDDNEDYGPIYTQPPTEVDKIYETLEGKSFLKFFREDIKTLRHLGSGEFGVVTYGVLSNAEGDLEVAMKTLNADASDDDKLRFLQEAAIMCQFDHENVIKLYGIVTEAPVMIVLEYMSRGDLYSFLIELQPSDGKDVHPKLCLLLLKFCQEIAAGMTYLAGKQFIHRDLAARNILVSEKCACKIADFGMSRDLLDDNYYVTSGGKIPVKWTAPEAIHYRKYSLQSDVWSYGCVLFEIWSLGHKPFEELTNYEAMDAIEDGNRLPPPPGCPKAMYKVMMKCWHPNPKFRPQFGQIAKALTTNGKYLLGLSEENKQTAGEDALKLGAPLESGYNLFVNLQQLYKSKVS; this is encoded by the exons TTTCCTGTccatcacttactgatcctaataatggaatgatcacttgttcactgggagatgatggagttccttcctatgaagacacttgtagtttcacatgtaacactggttatgagctaactggtagtgacactaggacctgtcagagtaataggagctggagtggtagtgaggCTATGTGTATGAGAG TTTCCTGTccatcacttactgatcctaataatggaatgatcacttgttcactgggagatgatggagttccttcctatgaagacacttgtagtttcacatgtaacactggttatgagctaactggtagtgatacTAGGACCTGTCAAAGTGATGAgagctggagtggtactgatgatgtgtgtagaagag TTCCTTGTCCATCAtttactgatcctaataatggaatgatcacttgtttactgggagatgatggagttccttcctatgaagacacttgtaatttcacatgtaacactggttatgagttaactggtagtgacactaggacctgtcagagtgatgggagctggagtggtagtgatgatgtgtgtagaagag TTCGATGTCCTACTCTATCAAATGGATCACTCCTTTGTCCAAATGAAACTACTACTGGTGTGTTTGAGGACTCTTGTACATTTTCCTGCAATGGAGGTTATGAATTACAAGGAcctaataatggaacttgtttaGCTGATCAAAGTTGGAGTGGAGGACTACCATCTTGTGTGCCACTTAACTGTCCTGATAACAGAGCAGCAGCACCTGATGGTGTCATACTCATACCATCACCATCATGTAGTCTAGTGTATCAGTCACAATGTACACTATCATGTGATGAAGGTTTTACTGGAGATAATGTCACTTACTTGTGTAATGTAACAAGTGACCCTACCATGGTTGACTGGGTACCAATAGGTGGAGTAGGTGTGATATGTGAGAGAG TTCAATGTCCTCCGCTAACAAATGGAACACTTCAGTGTCCAAATGAAACTACTACTGGTGTGTTTGAGGACACTTGTACATTTTCCTGCAATGGAGGTTATGAATTACAAGGATctaataatggaacttgtttaGCTGATCAAAGTTGGAGTGGAGGAGATCCAACATGTGTAGTATTAAATTGTTCCACATCACCACCTCTTGATAACTCACAACTACAGTTACCATGTGACACACAGTACCGGTCAACATGTgtagcatcatgtgatgaagGCTACATCACTAGGAATAATGTGACCAGTGTTACTTACTTGTGTGATGTCACTACCGACCCTGATGTGGTAGAGTGGTTAGTAAGAGATGATGCATCCTGTCAAAGAG TGACTTGTCTGGAACTCAGTAATCCAAACAACGGAATGGTATtatgttcactgggagatgatggaattccttcctatgaagacatttgtagtttcacatgtaacactggttatgagctaactggcaGTCCTCAGAGAACATGTCAGTCTGATGGTACTTGGAGTGGATCACCAGTGTCCTGTACCATCATGGAGTGTCCCTCATCATCACTACCAATGAACAGCATGTTGGCTGAGTCTTGTAGTAGCACATATCAGTCAATGTGTGATCTGCAGTGTGTAGAAGGCTTCAATGGTAGTGGAGACCCATCATATTTGTGTAATACATCCAGTGGTGGATCATCAGTAATGTGGGTAGCTACTGGAGAAGAATGGAGTTGTGAGAGAG TTCAGTGTACCACTCTACCATTACCCAGTAATGGTAACATCTCATGTGATTCTATTGGTGCACCACGTTATGAAGATCAGTGTTCGTTCTCATGTGATCCTGGATATGAACTAACTGGCTCCTCAACCAGACAATGTTTATCTAATGGATCATGGAGTGGAGCTGATGTGACTTGTGATATTCTTCATTGTAACAATTTGACTGATATAGTAGATGATAATGCATTAGTTGATGATTGTAGTGATGAGTTTGGGTCAGTGTGTAGTCTACAATGTATCACTGGTTATATGGTAGTTGGTAACAACACGTTCACCTGTGACATTGTGAATGATGGAGTAGAGTGGAGGAATAATGTTACTGGAGGAGATTTCCAGTGTGATATAG TAACGTGTACAGAAGATTTGGTAGCACCATCTAATGGTAGTATTAACTGCAGCAGTGACAATCAACCACTACAATATCAAGACACTTGTACATTTCaatgtgatgatggttatgaaGTAGAAGGTAGTGTAATGAGACAGTGTGAGGCTAGTGGGGAGTGGAGTGGTACTAGTACACAATGTAACATTCTTCATTGTCCTGTAACAGTGGTAGCTAACAGTAGACCATGTGATGACACATCTTACACTAGCACATGTATGGTGGAGTGTGAGGATGGTTATAACAGGTCAGAAGACTCCTCCCAGTATAGTTGTGGTCTTAATGGTACAGGAGTAACATGGATGTTGACTGGGAGTGGATTGACTTGTTCTCCAG TACCATGTGTCAGTCTAAGTGATCCAGAAAATGGTAATGTGACTTGTCCCTCTAACACAAGTGTCTTCCAGAACACATGTACTTATTATTGTAATCGTGGTTATCAGTTGGAGGGTAACAGACAAACAAGATGTAGTGCTGATGGGACATGGAGTAGTGAACCAGTGACTTGTACCATCTTAACATGTAATGATCCAGAAGTAGAGATAACAAACAGCCAATCAGTTGGTGATTGTAGTAGTGTGACTTATGGTTCAAGTTGTTTACTGAATTGCTCGAGTGGTTATAATGTTAGTGGTAATGGGGAACACGTGTGTGATGATGTGAATGATGAAGGGACTTCAGTGAAGTGGAGAAGTGTAGGAGGACATTTTGTTTGTGTTGTTATCA TGTCAAGCAGTGATGAAAGTTCTGGTGGATTACCCATTCCCATAATTGCTGGAGGAGCAGGAGGGGCAGGAGGAGCTGTGTTGTTCTTAATAATTTTACTCTGTGTCATAATAATTTGCATTAGATGTTCACGAAAGAAAAAATCATATGCTATCAATACTGTGTTTATAAACGCTGATGCAGAAATGGATTCTAAAGGTG GTCACACTGATGGACTGCAAACTTTTACTGCTCATAATGCACTTTATACTTCTGTAGAAGCTGAACATTCAATGAGCCACTATGAAATGTCAGAG TTGTACAATGTTGATTCATCTGATTATTCAAAACTCCGAAATTATTCCACTATCAACAGGGCTGTACATGGCATGGAATTAGACTATGAGTATTACACTGGACAGTCTGATGAGCGTGCTACATCGGTAGAAGAGGAAGACATTTATGAAACTCCGTGTGATGATAATGAAGATTATGGTCCAATTTATACTCAACCACCAACTGAAGTTGACAAAATCTATGAAACACTTGAAGGGAAAAGTTTCCTCAAGTTTTTTCGTGAAGATATAAA GACTCTTAGGCATCTTGGGTCAGGAGAATTTGGAGTTGTTACTTATGGTGTGCTGAGTAATGCGGAGGGTGATTTAGAAGTTGCAATGAAAACACTTAATGCTGATGCCAGTGATGATGACAAACTACGCTTTCTTCAAGAAGCTGCCATAATGTGCCAGTTTGATCATGAGAATGTGATCAAGCTTTATGGTATAGTGACAGAAGCTCCTGTCATGATTGTGTTGGAGTATATGTCTCGTGGAGACTTATACAGCTTTCTGATAGAGTTGCAACCATC GGATGGAAAAGATGTGCATCCAAAGCTGTGTCTACTTTTATTGAAGTTTTGTCAAGAGATTGCAGCAGGAATGACTTACCTTGCTGGTAAACAGTTTATCCACAGAGATTTGGCAGCAAGGAATATTCTAGTGTCAGAGAAGTGTGCTTGCAAG ATTGCTGACTTTGGAATGTCTCGTGATTTACTTGATGACAACTACTATGTCACATCAGGTGGAAAGATACCAGTAAAATGGACAGCTCCTGAG GCAATACACTACAGAAAGTACTCACTTCAAAGTGATGTATGGAGTTATGGTTGTGTATTATTTGAAATATGGAGCTTGGGGCACAAACCATTTGAAGAGCTGACTAACTATGAG GCTATGGATGCCATTGAAGATGGAAACCGGCTACCACCACCACCTGGTTGTCCTAAAGCCATGTACAAAGTGATGATGAAATGCTG GCATCCTAATCCAAAGTTCAGGCCACAGTTTGGACAGATTGCAAAGGCGCTCACTACTAATGGAAAATACTTGTTGGGATTGTCAGAAGAGAATAAACAGACTGCTGGAGAAGATGCCCTGAAGTTGGGTGCTCCCTTGGAAAGTGGCTACAATCTCTTTGTAAACTTACAGCAACTGTATAAAAGCAAAGTTTCATAA